Part of the Benincasa hispida cultivar B227 chromosome 11, ASM972705v1, whole genome shotgun sequence genome, ACGGAGACAACGAAGATATAGGTgtttaagatattttttttatctaaaaatactAAATGGGAAATACTCACTCCACTTCTTGTGTAATTAAACGAAGATTTTTTTACAGGCATAGAGAACGAAATGGGGCATACGCCCCTAAACATCTCTAATCATATTGTTGGGGTAGTTCTACGTTGAATGAAGGCACATACTCCCAAATAGTTaggttttataaataaatataggggtctttaatttgttttattatgTTAGACTCCCGAATGCACCCTTAACATTCACCCTCAACAATGGGTCAGCCCGATTTGACATTAAAAACTTGGATAGGGTCATCCTAATCTTCAATAGTCAAGTCAATGACCCAATTTTTTTGAATTAACTCATTGGATCAATGTTTGGAGTGAGCTTAGGTTAGACTTGAGTTGGCCCACTTGATTACCACATTGAatattagttatttaattatttataaataaatatattcatattttaTACCTTCTTtatgaaatattattaaaatttattaaatttttattttcattaaatttattatgcatttttattagttttagaTGTTATAAAGGTTTATTTAGTCTCtagtttactttaaaaaaatggttagtttctaaacaataatttttttttatgttaactcatatatctatatatatttagaaaataATATTCGAATTTTATTCTATTGTGTTGGCTCGATGGATCAATCAAATTATTACTAATAGATATGTCTGAGTTTCAAAATGGTTATCCATATCTAATCTAATGAATAAAttagttgggttggattggacCAATCAAAAGTTGATTTTTGACTAAGTTTAGATAGAAGCTAGGTTGGGTTTGGGCAGATCTTTGGACTTCAGGCCCTTTGATGAGATTGACAAAGACATTTTTCTACTACTTCAGTTTCGTTTAggtattatattatttttcaattttgtgaaaATGTTTACAAGATATAATGTTATTCTTTTAATCTTtactttctaatttttcaacACACACATGTAtatactattttaatttttaggatAGTTGAAACcagttaaagaaaaaaaaaactttaacttTATTTTACATGTTCTCacatttgtatatatatatatataaatatacaaaagttttcttaatagattattttagtaAAATTAGTTATACACTAATACTGTCAAACTTAgtcctattttaaaaaaagttgataAATATTTATAGTTTCAATGTTTGCTTATATATACGTAGGTAATTAATCTTATCAAGGtttcttaaaactaattttGTAAAAAGTATTACTTAATCTacatattacatttaaatacgtttaaaattataattatatgaatttaaaattatgagtTAGGCCTAAAGGCTCCATTgcactaaaaataaaaaataataaatgagttttatttttaaagcgTATTCATTTGATCTTATATTGTTTCTATTTGATTAATgcatatatttttatgtcattATTTACATGATGCTacttaaattatacaaaatatgcAAGTTTTATATGATATTTGTCCAAgttttatttgatacaaaatatgcaagatttttcaaaaattgctATTTATCCAAGTTTTATATGATATTTGCATaacacatttttctttaaataataataacaacaataaataataataataataagaagaagaagaagcaacttTAGTCTCCCCCATGAAAACGAATATATCAACTGGCAGCTACCAAATGGATTCaaactaattattattttatgtctGACTCGATTAATTAAATCACATTATTCTTTTTTGAACaagtctaaaaataaaataaaataaaataagggtCAAAACAACGAACACAAAAATTTAATCATATACAGATAGAATTAACAaccaaattataaaatatatatgggTGAAAATATATTTACCAAAATCCAATATCAATAATAAGATTAGGAATGGTTTTCAACTTCTTTTCATTCCTAaaatactttgtttttttattccTTGAAAGTGTCCATATTAGTTACCAAATTCTATCcataaaataattatacaaacatAAATCAATGGATTAAGGTGTTATAAATTGGAGGAGAGAAACGAGGAAGAAGAGAGAATGAGAAAggttcagaaatgaataggaaaaatgaaaagaaaagaagaaatgggGAGGAAGAATGAGGGAAAAAATTAGTCATCTAACGCCCGTTaacaattgaaaattgaaattgtatTTGACTCAATAGTATTGACATAACTTCCATTCCTAGAAGTCGAAGATTATTCAATACCCACCctataatcatattaaaaaaaagttgattaaaaaagttgaaaaacaatttATCTAACTCAAACTTAATTCAAGTTCAAAACTCGATACTCCAactaacttaatttaaaaaaaaaaaagaataacaaGTTGcaatgagagagaaaaaaataaaatcactaCCAATTACCATTTACGACCAACcaaattgtaaaattaattacaaaaaattcaaacatgATTCTCAACACCAACCTCATGGGGCTTTTTAGAATGTTTTGTAGAGACAAAAATCCCACCAAACCAAGCAACAAACCTAACAATCTTAGCAATTCCAATGGCCACCGTAATGTAATACAAACACCAGCCGGAAATGTCTGCCGGACCCAATTCCGCCGACGTCAACCACTTGCTTTCCGCCACAACCACTAGCGCCTCCGCCTCATCTCTCAACCGCCACCACCACAGCCCGCCCAAACTCACCGCTGTAGCTGCCGTCTCAAACCACTTCTCTTTCCTAGACTCCCCAAATACGGTGTCATCCACCACCGGCTTCACCACCGCCCTCGTCCAGTGCACCACCGCCTCATGAAGTCCAAAGAAAAACAACAGCCTCCTCCACAGGCCGCCCTCGATGTGGCCGGCTGCCGCGTGGTTCAGGCCGCTTGATAAGCTCCCCTCGATCCCGACACCGACACATACCTGTCGTTGTTGTTAAGAATATGAATAAATGATTGTAATTTGATACATCATGCTTTCTGAAAAGTCAATTTCcttattctaaattttcaacttcatcaatgttataaattataattaatatttaatatctcTACAAAGTTGAGAGACtcaaattttgaatctcatttaaaatCATATCATTGTAGCTAACCACAAACGTTTCTGACTAGCTAAGAAAGTTCTATTAACAATAACGTGATTAAAAAACCCGAAGAAATGCAAGTTAAGATACATGTTACATCCATTATTCAAgtttttagatttaaatttattgtaaGCTTAACTAATTCAAGTAGGAAACTACTGAAATATTGTCTGAGCTACATCTATCATTGTACAACCCAATcaattatctaataaaaaattatcatgtagaaatcttttaaaaaaaattatgtgtaAAAGAAAGGAGATGATGAGATTAAGTGTAGCTTACGCTGCAGTTAATCACTGCTCATTAACTAATCTCCACTCTGTAACTTTATAAGCTCAAACgaagaaaattattataataacctATCAACTTACacttttaagttaattatcattttAACATACCTGAAGAGTGCATAGAAAAATCCATGCAGTGTAAAGACGTGGTTGGGAGACGGGACCAGGGAGTTTGGTTGGGAGAGCAGATTTTCCAGTGAGAGAGTGGAAAAGAGTGGAGACAATGACAAAAGAAAcgagaaggaaaagaagaggagAGTTTACATAGAGAATAAGAGAGAGCAACAAAGGCGACGACAACGGTAGCAGGCCGATGAGATATAGGACAGAAGAGAGACGAGCGAGGAGGAGGAACGAAAGGGGAAGCAAGAGGCCAAGAAGGTTGATGGCAAAGAGATGAAACAAAAAGGAAGGGCTTAGAATTTCCATGGCGGCCTTTAGGACAGTTTTTTATTGTTGTTGGAATTGGAGACAAAGAACAAAGAAGGGGATAAATGAACGGAAAAAGCTTGGTTTTGTTTTATAAGAAAATCTTTTGGGTTTGAGAAGATAAAGAATTTGATTGAGtgtataaaatatataacattaGATGAGACAAATATAATGaaatgtttataaatttataagttGTTGTTATGGAATAATCTTGCAATCATAAAGTGGATGCCACGTCCACTGTTTTTGATGATGAGTTGACTGAGACTTGGTCCGATccactttattttttttgtatgcaTGTATATATGAAACGTATTTAGATGTATTTGGGAtgcatctatttttttttccaatctatttaagaattcaactacAAGTTATCACGtgatatatacatacatatatatatatatattatatatcctTTATAATCGATTGGGTGCAACACAGATTACATAACATTAACACAAAGATGAGTGTGTTTGGGCcaaaaaattggttattatagttgggttataataatttgtgtttgtgACGTATATaatagtttgggttataataatatatgtttgaggtgtaaaactattttagtttaagaagaaaatagtaaacaatataacaaagaatgaagaaatgataaatgtaaaatagtaaaaactgcaacaactagtaaatactgtaggaaatgagaattttaaaatag contains:
- the LOC120090682 gene encoding uncharacterized protein LOC120090682, which produces MEILSPSFLFHLFAINLLGLLLPLSFLLLARLSSVLYLIGLLPLSSPLLLSLILYVNSPLLFLLVSFVIVSTLFHSLTGKSALPTKLPGPVSQPRLYTAWIFLCTLQVCVGVGIEGSLSSGLNHAAAGHIEGGLWRRLLFFFGLHEAVVHWTRAVVKPVVDDTVFGESRKEKWFETAATAVSLGGLWWWRLRDEAEALVVVAESKWLTSAELGPADISGWCLYYITVAIGIAKIVRFVAWFGGIFVSTKHSKKPHEVGVENHV